Proteins encoded together in one Streptomyces sp. B1I3 window:
- a CDS encoding PLP-dependent aminotransferase family protein, with protein sequence MAQWTSTVGAGQLARQLQAQQPRPAAPGGRKPPAYRALADGVRLLVLEGRVPVAARLPAERELALALSFSRTTVAAAYEALRAEGFLESRRGAGSWTAVPAGNPLPARGLEPLPPESLGSMIDLGCASLPAPEPWLTRAVQGALEELPPYAHTHGDYPAGLPALRQTIADRYTGRGIPTMPEQIMVTTGAMGAIDAICHLFAGRGERIAVESPSYANILQLMREAGARLVPVAMEEGLGGWDMNRWRQVLRDAAPRLAYVVADFHNPTGALADEQQRRALVEAARSAGTVLVVDETMNELYLDADVEMPRRVCAFDPAGSTVLTVGSASKAFWAGMRIGWVRAAPDVIRSLVAARAYADMGTPVLEQLAINWLMGTGGWEQAVAIRREQARANRDDLVRAVRRELPEWEFEVPRGGLTLWVRTGGLSGSRLAVAGERVGVRVPSGPRFGVDGAFEGYVRLPFTVGGPVADEAALRLAAAAALVGSGASAGAEAPRTFVA encoded by the coding sequence ATGGCGCAGTGGACTTCGACCGTCGGCGCTGGGCAGCTCGCCCGCCAGCTCCAGGCGCAGCAGCCCCGGCCCGCGGCCCCGGGCGGCCGGAAGCCGCCCGCCTACCGCGCGCTCGCCGACGGTGTGCGCCTGCTGGTCCTGGAGGGCCGGGTACCGGTGGCCGCCCGGCTCCCCGCCGAACGGGAACTCGCGCTCGCCCTGTCGTTCAGCCGCACCACCGTCGCCGCCGCCTACGAGGCGCTGCGGGCCGAGGGCTTCCTGGAGTCCCGGCGCGGCGCCGGCAGCTGGACGGCGGTCCCGGCGGGCAACCCGCTGCCCGCCCGCGGCCTGGAGCCCCTGCCCCCGGAGTCGCTCGGTTCGATGATCGACCTCGGCTGCGCCTCGCTGCCCGCACCGGAGCCCTGGCTGACCCGGGCCGTCCAGGGAGCTCTGGAAGAGCTCCCTCCCTACGCGCACACCCACGGCGACTACCCGGCCGGACTGCCCGCGCTGCGGCAGACGATCGCCGACCGCTACACCGGACGCGGCATCCCGACCATGCCCGAACAGATCATGGTCACCACCGGGGCCATGGGTGCCATCGACGCGATCTGCCATCTTTTCGCCGGGCGCGGCGAGCGCATCGCCGTGGAGTCCCCGAGCTACGCCAACATCCTCCAGCTCATGCGCGAGGCGGGAGCCAGGCTCGTGCCCGTGGCCATGGAGGAAGGCCTCGGCGGCTGGGACATGAACCGCTGGCGGCAGGTCCTGCGCGACGCGGCGCCCCGGCTCGCCTACGTCGTCGCGGACTTCCACAACCCCACCGGGGCCCTGGCCGACGAGCAGCAGCGCCGTGCCCTGGTCGAGGCCGCACGCTCCGCCGGAACGGTCCTGGTCGTCGACGAGACCATGAACGAGCTGTACCTGGACGCCGACGTCGAGATGCCGCGCAGGGTATGCGCCTTCGACCCGGCGGGCAGCACGGTGCTGACCGTCGGATCGGCGAGCAAGGCCTTCTGGGCCGGAATGCGGATCGGATGGGTGCGGGCGGCGCCGGACGTCATTCGCAGCCTCGTCGCCGCTCGCGCGTACGCGGACATGGGGACCCCGGTCCTGGAACAGCTCGCCATCAACTGGCTGATGGGTACGGGCGGCTGGGAACAGGCCGTGGCGATCCGGCGCGAGCAGGCCCGGGCGAACAGGGACGACCTGGTGCGTGCGGTGCGCCGGGAGCTTCCGGAGTGGGAGTTCGAGGTCCCGCGCGGCGGCCTCACCCTCTGGGTGCGCACCGGAGGGCTCTCCGGATCGCGGCTGGCCGTGGCGGGGGAGCGGGTCGGCGTACGGGTCCCGTCGGGGCCCCGGTTCGGGGTCGACGGCGCCTTCGAGGGCTATGTGCGGCTGCCCTTCACGGTGGGGGGCCCGGTGGCCGATGAGGCCGCGCTGAGGCTCGCCGCCGCCGCCGCCCTGGTGGGGTCCGGGGCGAGTGCGGGAGCCGAGGCGCCCCGGACGTTCGTGGCCTGA
- a CDS encoding ankyrin repeat domain-containing protein produces the protein MSEAPDPEVVELATKVFDLARRGETDALAAYVDAGVPANLTNDRGDTLLMLAAYHGHAPAVSALAGRGADPDRANDRGQTPLAGAVFKGERTVIDALLAAGADPAAGTPSAVDTARMFGKDDLLELFGAR, from the coding sequence ATGAGCGAAGCCCCCGATCCCGAGGTGGTCGAACTGGCGACCAAGGTCTTCGACCTGGCCCGCCGTGGCGAAACCGATGCGCTCGCCGCCTACGTCGACGCGGGCGTGCCCGCGAACCTCACCAACGACCGGGGCGACACGCTGCTGATGCTCGCCGCCTATCACGGGCACGCGCCGGCCGTGAGCGCGCTCGCCGGTCGCGGCGCCGACCCCGACCGGGCCAACGACCGGGGGCAGACCCCGCTCGCCGGAGCCGTCTTCAAGGGCGAGCGGACCGTGATCGACGCCCTGCTCGCCGCAGGGGCCGATCCGGCCGCCGGAACGCCGTCCGCCGTGGACACCGCGCGCATGTTCGGCAAGGACGACCTGCTGGAACTCTTCGGTGCCCGCTGA
- a CDS encoding HEAT repeat domain-containing protein, producing MFDPFIAPSGTLLGLLQRGRGDGTLHALAAPRPEALAALNHCVLSDPRHDWQVENRSLYYARLYLDLDGGTEEIERHLWAPEDHLDTDDSRTGLALAVLGHLASYGRDDALALLRRYAATGANWAWALDELALRDDDAGLRSLAEPVLGRFPATAEGGAELAAAVRDAFEPRPWRLWADDPRAEIGARIRAATEQGSFDRWQRQMRPGGPRPGWSVQAVFDWADEGLERGSRLHVPAARCLSAVAGAEDRPLIIEAARGGSDGARSAALHYLAEAQDPAVLDLIEQAATGPSRTVADAAVAAFERMCGDEAVRRARGWALRPDALGASAAGVLACRGAAQDAPLVLAALREAVRGEGPDTTRLWTLVDGTGRLGIACAAPVLRHVYRETSSSHLRGRAARALATTDPSFATGFAVECLWDCEETTRELAALHAETGDIRVAERLRRLAADPAEEAEVQTAVRSRIGPDAPAV from the coding sequence ATGTTCGATCCGTTCATAGCGCCGAGCGGCACCCTGCTCGGCCTGCTGCAGAGGGGCCGCGGCGACGGCACGCTCCACGCACTCGCCGCACCGCGCCCCGAGGCCCTCGCGGCCCTCAACCACTGCGTACTGAGCGATCCGCGTCACGACTGGCAGGTCGAGAACCGCTCCCTCTACTACGCACGCCTGTACCTCGATCTCGACGGCGGCACGGAGGAGATCGAGCGGCACCTGTGGGCCCCCGAGGACCACCTCGACACCGACGACTCCCGCACGGGCCTCGCGCTCGCCGTGCTCGGCCACCTCGCCTCCTACGGACGCGACGACGCCCTCGCACTCCTGCGGCGCTACGCCGCGACGGGAGCCAACTGGGCCTGGGCCCTGGACGAACTCGCCCTGCGCGACGACGACGCCGGACTGCGCTCACTCGCCGAGCCGGTCCTCGGCCGTTTCCCCGCCACGGCGGAGGGCGGGGCCGAACTGGCGGCGGCGGTACGCGACGCCTTCGAGCCGCGCCCCTGGCGGCTGTGGGCCGACGACCCCCGCGCCGAGATCGGCGCCCGGATCAGGGCGGCGACGGAACAGGGCTCCTTCGATCGATGGCAGCGGCAGATGCGGCCCGGTGGCCCGCGCCCCGGCTGGAGTGTCCAGGCGGTCTTCGACTGGGCCGACGAAGGACTGGAGCGGGGCAGCCGGCTCCACGTACCGGCAGCCCGCTGCCTCTCCGCCGTCGCCGGGGCCGAGGACCGCCCCCTGATCATCGAAGCGGCGCGCGGTGGCTCCGACGGCGCCCGGTCCGCGGCCCTGCACTATCTGGCCGAGGCCCAGGACCCCGCCGTGCTCGATCTGATCGAACAGGCCGCCACCGGTCCGTCGCGCACCGTCGCCGACGCGGCCGTCGCCGCGTTCGAGCGCATGTGCGGGGACGAGGCGGTACGCCGTGCCCGGGGCTGGGCCCTGCGCCCCGACGCGCTGGGAGCGTCGGCGGCCGGCGTGCTGGCCTGCCGCGGCGCCGCGCAGGACGCCCCCCTCGTCCTCGCCGCGCTGCGCGAGGCCGTCCGGGGCGAAGGCCCCGACACCACCCGTCTGTGGACCCTCGTCGACGGCACGGGCCGCCTGGGCATCGCCTGCGCCGCCCCCGTACTGCGCCACGTCTACCGGGAGACCTCCTCCTCGCACCTGCGCGGACGGGCCGCCCGCGCCCTGGCCACCACCGACCCGTCCTTCGCCACCGGCTTCGCCGTCGAGTGCCTCTGGGACTGCGAGGAGACCACCCGGGAGCTGGCCGCGCTCCACGCCGAGACCGGAGACATCCGGGTCGCCGAGCGCCTTCGGCGGCTCGCCGCCGACCCGGCCGAGGAAGCCGAGGTGCAGACGGCGGTACGCAGCCGGATCGGCCCGGACGCACCCGCCGTCTGA